In a genomic window of Leucoraja erinacea ecotype New England chromosome 8, Leri_hhj_1, whole genome shotgun sequence:
- the LOC129699400 gene encoding uncharacterized protein LOC129699400 encodes MDRGRRKAVKKLQDVGGKGAGDPQQQPTAQAVSIETAVPDSNPAPGKTNSRPGGKAKRKTNRCESEPEKSPVNTYLYSSDDDQLQGMEQPAATASAELGKQYEWLQNVGPSSICSEEYRDGEQRHLQRPGATRAGRHGDELRFKPRATSARGHESRQERWAKKKHPRATSAGEHESRLERLWEEHLHSVRLQKMDKSRTHTGVSPSEHGQKRLLDISSSSEEGVQGLPDSDSEQESEPRSHMEDEGTQLLDMVGTYFQQEETGKDLEARMAASIDYMTTHHLKTNTLAEVWARHLPPRNCAALNVPKVNRSIWRHVGQDIRSLDIKIQNAIKGYNSSAGITALARTLENVDMSNDMKDALALFCNVQFELNNIRKGAIQPALDPKFAILCKQKAIKPQNLLFGGDLSKQVKDLEEEAKTLGLIKATKGYLGKRYHPYGTTKKASTNMYSTKNWREARGNQQQRPFLGVGPGRPQWKMRKPPLQHLPHFQPQGPPQPRLRPRK; translated from the coding sequence ATGGATAGAGGACGCAGAAAGGCTGTGAAGAAGCTGCAGGATGTCGGCGGTAAAGGTGCCggggacccgcagcagcagccgacggcacaggCAGTTTCCATTGAGACAGCTGTGCCAGATTCAAACCCCGCGCCGGGAAAAACTAATtctagaccgggcgggaaggcgAAACGCAAAACGAACCGCTGTGAAAGTGAGCCCGAAAAGTCGCCGGTAAATACTTACTTGTATAGCAGTGATGATGACCAGCTGCAgggcatggagcagccagcagcgaccgcatctgcagagctcggaaaacagtacgagtggctgcagaaTGTGGGGCCGTCATCAATATGTTCGGAGGAGTACCGGGACGGCGAACAACGGCATTTGCAGCGGCCGGGAGCAACCAGAGCCGGTAGGCATGGCGACGAGTTGCGATttaaaccgcgtgcgactagtgcccgagggcacgaaagtcggcaggagcggtggGCTAAAAAGAAACACCCGCGAGCGACTAGTGCGGGAGAGCacgaaagtcggctggagcggttgtggGAGGAACATCTCCATAGTGTCAGGCTCCAGAAAATGGATAAAAGCCGCACACATacaggtgtaagtccctcagagCATGGCCAGAAAAGGCTGCTGGACATATCATCCTCATCTGAAGAGGGTGTTCAAGGGCTGCCTGACTCAGACTCTGAACAAGAGTCAGAGCCACGTTCCCATATGGAGGATGAGGGAAcacagttgctggacatggtgggcacaTATTTCCAGCAAGAAGAAACTGGAAAAGacctagaggccaggatggctgccagcattgattATATGACGACCCATCACCTCAAAACTAATACCTTAGCTGAGGTATGggcaagacatttacctccgCGAAATTGTGCGGCCCTGAATGTACCCAAGGTGAACCGAAGCATTTGGAGACACGTGGGGCAGGATATTCGGAGTCTGGATATCAAAATACAGAACGCTATTAAAGGATATAATAGCTCGGCGggtataacagctttggcccgtacGCTGGAAAATGTGGATATGTCAAATGACATGAAAGATGCTTTAGCACTGTTTTGCAATGTTCAATTTGAACTGAACAACATCAGGAAAGGGGCTATTCAGCCAGCGTTAGACCCAAAATTTGCAATCCTGTGCAAACAGAAAGCCATAAAACCTCAAAATTTGTTGTTTGGGGGTGACCTATCAAAACAGGTCAAAGATTTGGAGGAAGAGGCCAAAACTTTGGGCCTAATAAAAGCGACCAAAGGATATCTCGGAAAACGGTATCATCCTTATGGGACGACTAAAAAAGCAAGTACTAATATGTATAGTACGaaaaattggagagaggccagaggtaaccagcaacagcgtccttttttaggggttGGCCCGGGACGCCCACAATGGAAAATGCGGAAGCCTCCACTTCAACATTTACCCCACtttcaacctcaaggccctccgcaACCTCGGTTAAGACCAAGAAAGTaa